A region from the Poecilia reticulata strain Guanapo linkage group LG12, Guppy_female_1.0+MT, whole genome shotgun sequence genome encodes:
- the alad gene encoding delta-aminolevulinic acid dehydratase — protein MQTPAQSVLHSGYFHPTLRYWQSCAADLRPDNLIYPIFITDDPDAVEPIGSLPGQFPSHPLAVYNVSGEYAMLWHGAKAGAFDLRAAVMEAMTAFRRAGADIIISYYTPELLTWLKE, from the exons ATGCAGACGCCGGCCCAGTCGGTCCTCCACAGCGGGTATTTCCACCCGACGCTGCGCTACTGGCAGAGCTGCGCCGCCGACCTCAGACCGGACAACCTCATCTACCCCATCTTCATCAC AGACGATCCGGACGCCGTGGAGCCGATCGGGAGCCTGCCGGGTCAG TTCCCCTCCCATCCTCTGGCGGTGTATAACGTGTCGGGGGAGTATGCCATGCTGTGGCACGGAGCGAAGGCCGGAGCGTTCGACCTGCGGGCCGCTGTGATGGAGGCCATGACCGCCTTCCGCAGGGCAG GCGCTGACATCATCATCAGCTACTACACACCTGAGCTGCTCACCTGGCTGAAGGAGTGA
- the tmem203 gene encoding transmembrane protein 203: MLFSLRELVQWLGFATFELFLHLLALLLFSMLVALRVDLLSDRLSWWLVFVPLFAADGLSTYFTAIVSIRLYQENEKRLAVLRLLWVLTVLSLKLVCEVLLCQKLAEQDRARDLWFGLIVSPLFILLQLLMIRACRVN; this comes from the coding sequence ATGTTGTTTTCTCTGAGGGAGCTGGTCCAGTGGCTGGGCTTCGCCACCTTCGAACTCTTCCTCCACCTGCTGGCGCTGCTGCTCTTCAGCATGCTGGTGGCTCTGCGGGTGGACCTGCTGAGCGACCGGCTCAGCTGGTGGCTGGTGTTCGTGCCGCTGTTCGCCGCCGACGGCCTCAGCACCTACTTCACGGCCATCGTGTCGATCCGGCTGTACCAGGAGAACGAGAAGCGGCTGGCGGTGCTGCGGCTGCTCTGGGTGCTGACGGTGCTCAGCCTGAAGCTGGTCTGCGAGGTCCTGCTGTGCCAGAAGCTGGCCGAGCAGGACCGGGCCCGAGACCTGTGGTTCGGCCTCATCGTGTCGCCGCTCTtcatcctgctgcagctgctgatgatCCGGGCCTGCCGGGTCAACTGA
- the tprn gene encoding taperin isoform X2, which yields MSGGGDIHVLRQDSGQESPRMPAWKREILERRKAKGGVSAGSSAPETSPGGAAGSHHVNGDVTGNVNGNGGGSARRDGGASGVSGRNYTITTASQHFANNKEPRAAAAERTAPRESLVLQESLGPLEENPFIKLEKERRKRQDQENAARPVQHILELYGSVPGIRTIRAENIIIIESDPGYFPEAGESKGWQHNGVDTYSSLNDLLDRRGSAVTEIRAKEVVIYDTTLSRSEENLSTLGRPDPDGPRDTGEGQGRVSRILQKFDCNYGKLQKKSHSTENLLDLDCSASARPRHWAKPQPDLVPKPRPSPSVSSQPTSPVFQTPWTSKAKPQPDHHPGSPQPVSSFRQRFEGGVVPKDEPDRGQSKPTRERDWEASEVSPKPKVPCSPETRRARAESSSLPVSSKVLHASSEFEIRPSPKPDIDQIPDGDIQARALANLRLQSKNSFTVVPKRNLQASTAAISPGPPSPTKSSPLPGVPTPPHSPMKKKEEKVQKKKEPEVPPSPSSPPVVTSPASPVSPAPKQPPVDKLPVTNIDDIEVEPPQRVPVPSPMVQRKKGNTFTVVPKRSADPQKSPTEPQQEAPAEAPPGSTPPQPQYAQLGSLLKKRYPAVEEIQVIGGYLSLAKSCLSKTGSVGKKLKISFNESSLQSTYEYPSESSVWDSGEEDEDDKRDRTPADEQPSMVGRFHIPRPSLVGSPVHSENGNDLSSYIPKHSVDFNTWQENKQXDKVYQEEATSPQVTEEVMLTPADSSSLSDYSSEPALYF from the exons ATGTCCGGCGGGGGAGACATCCACGTCCTCCGCCAAGACTCCGGCCAAGAGAGTCCGAGGATGCCGGCCTGGAAGCGAGAAATCCTGGAGAGACGGAAGGCAAAGGGCGGCGTTTCCGCGGGGAGCTCGGCCCCGGAGACGAGCCCCGGCGGCGCCGCGGGGTCGCATCACGTAAACGGGGATGTAACGGGGAATGTGAACGGTAACGGCGGTGGTAGCGCGAGGAGAGACGGGGGGGCGAGCGGCGTGTCCGGGCGGAACTACACCATCACCACGGCCAGCCAACATTTCGCCAACAACAAAGAGCCCCGAGCGGCGGCCGCGGAGAGGACGGCACCGAGGGAGAGCCTGGTGCTCCAGGAGAGTCTGGGTCCGCTGGAGGAGAACCCGTTCATCAAGCTGGAGAAGGAGCGCCGGAAGCGGCAGGACCAGGAGAACGCCGCCCGCCCGGTCCAGCACATCCTGGAGCTGTACGGGAGCGTCCCCGGGATCCGGACCATCCGGGCCGAGAACATCATCATCATAGAGTCGGATCCGGGCTACTTCCCGGAGGCCGGAGAGAGTAAAGGCTGGCAGCACAACGGGGTGGACACCTACAGCTCACTGAACGACCTTCTGGACCGGAGAGGCAGCGCCGTGACGGAGATCAGAGCCAAGGAGGTGGTCATCTACGACACCACGCTAAGCCGGAGTGAGGAGAACCTCAGCACCCTGGGCCGCCCTGACCCCGATGGCCCCCGAGACACCGGGGAGGGCCAAGGCAGGGTCAGCCGGATCCTCCAGAAGTTCGACTGTAACTACGGGAAGCTTCAGAAGAAGTCGCACAGCACGGAGAACCTTCTGGACCTGGATTGTAGTGCCAGTGCCAGGCCAAGACATTGGGCCAAGCCACAGCCAGATCTGGTGCCAAAGCCCAGGCCAAGTCCGAGCGTCAGCAGCCAGCCAACATCACCCGTCTTCCAGACTCCTTGGACTTCCAAAGCAAAGCCACAGCCGGATCACCACCCGGGCTCACCCCAGCCTGTGTCGTCCTTCCGGCAGAGGTTTGAAGGGGGCGTCGTCCCCAAAGACGAGCCAGACAGAGGGCAAAGCAAGCCCACCAGGGAGCGCGACTGGGAGGCCTCGGAAGTGTCCCCCAAACCCAAGGTGCCATGTTCTCCGGAGACCCGCCGGGCCCGTGCCGAGTCCTCCTCACTGCCCGTCTCTTCCAAGGTCTTACATGCGTCGTCTGAGTTTGAGATTCGTCCCTCCCCGAAGCCGGACATCGACCAGATCCCAGACGGGGACATCCAGGCTCGGGCCCTCGCAAACCTCCGTCTGCAGTCCAAGAACTCCTTCACTGTGGTCCCCAAGCGAAACTTACAAGCCTCGACTGCGGCCATCAGCCCCGGACCACCAAGTCCGACCAAGTCCTCGCCCTTGCCAGGAGTGCCAACACCCCCCCACTCCCCaatgaagaagaaagaggagaaagtgcagaagaagaaggaacCGGAAGTACCCCCTTCTCCGTCCTCTCCACCGGTCGTGACCTCACCAGCCTCACCAGTCTCTCCAGCTCCGAAGCAACCCCCCGTGGACAAACTGCCGGTCACAAACATTGACGACATAGAGGTGGAGCCCCCGCAGCGCGTCCCGGTCCCCAGCCCCATGGTGCAGAGGAAAAAGGGCAACACCTTCACGGTGGTGCCTAAGCGATCGGCGGACCCCCAGAAGAGCCCAACGGAGCCCCAGCAGGAGGCTCCGGCTGAGGCCCCGCCGGGGTCCACGCCCCCGCAGCCCCAGTACGCCCAGCTGGGCAGCCTGCTGAAGAAACGCTACCCTGCTGTGGAGGAGATCCAGGTCATCGGAGGGTACCTGAGTCTGGCCAAGTCCTGCCTGTCCAAGACCGGCTCGGTGGGCAAGAAG CTGAAGATCTCGTTCAACGAGTCGAGCCTCCAGAGCACCTACGAGTATCCGTCAGAGAGCAGCGTGTGGGACAGCGGcgaggaggacgaggacgaCAAGCGGGACAGGACGCCAGCGGACGAGCAGCCCAGCATGGTGGGACGTTTCCACATCCCTCGACCCAGCCTGGTCGGATCGCCGGTCCACTCCGAAAACGGAAATG ACCTTTCCAGCTACATTCCCAAGCACTCTGTGGACTTCAACACCtggcaggaaaacaaacaagaMGACAAAGTTTACCAGGAAGAAGCCACTTCGCCGCAGGTCACAGAGGAGGTCATG CTAACTCCGGCAGACAGCTCCTCCCTGTCCGACTACAGCAGCGAACCGGCGCTTTACTTCTGA
- the tprn gene encoding taperin isoform X1: MSGGGDIHVLRQDSGQESPRMPAWKREILERRKAKGGVSAGSSAPETSPGGAAGSHHVNGDVTGNVNGNGGGSARRDGGASGVSGRNYTITTASQHFANNKEPRAAAAERTAPRESLVLQESLGPLEENPFIKLEKERRKRQDQENAARPVQHILELYGSVPGIRTIRAENIIIIESDPGYFPEAGESKGWQHNGVDTYSSLNDLLDRRGSAVTEIRAKEVVIYDTTLSRSEENLSTLGRPDPDGPRDTGEGQGRVSRILQKFDCNYGKLQKKSHSTENLLDLDCSASARPRHWAKPQPDLVPKPRPSPSVSSQPTSPVFQTPWTSKAKPQPDHHPGSPQPVSSFRQRFEGGVVPKDEPDRGQSKPTRERDWEASEVSPKPKVPCSPETRRARAESSSLPVSSKVLHASSEFEIRPSPKPDIDQIPDGDIQARALANLRLQSKNSFTVVPKRNLQASTAAISPGPPSPTKSSPLPGVPTPPHSPMKKKEEKVQKKKEPEVPPSPSSPPVVTSPASPVSPAPKQPPVDKLPVTNIDDIEVEPPQRVPVPSPMVQRKKGNTFTVVPKRSADPQKSPTEPQQEAPAEAPPGSTPPQPQYAQLGSLLKKRYPAVEEIQVIGGYLSLAKSCLSKTGSVGKKLKISFNESSLQSTYEYPSESSVWDSGEEDEDDKRDRTPADEQPSMVGRFHIPRPSLVGSPVHSENGNDLSSYIPKHSVDFNTWQENKQXDKVYQEEATSPQVTEEVMVRAKKHPKENCLDPRRFPASHIVXFFFCY; encoded by the exons ATGTCCGGCGGGGGAGACATCCACGTCCTCCGCCAAGACTCCGGCCAAGAGAGTCCGAGGATGCCGGCCTGGAAGCGAGAAATCCTGGAGAGACGGAAGGCAAAGGGCGGCGTTTCCGCGGGGAGCTCGGCCCCGGAGACGAGCCCCGGCGGCGCCGCGGGGTCGCATCACGTAAACGGGGATGTAACGGGGAATGTGAACGGTAACGGCGGTGGTAGCGCGAGGAGAGACGGGGGGGCGAGCGGCGTGTCCGGGCGGAACTACACCATCACCACGGCCAGCCAACATTTCGCCAACAACAAAGAGCCCCGAGCGGCGGCCGCGGAGAGGACGGCACCGAGGGAGAGCCTGGTGCTCCAGGAGAGTCTGGGTCCGCTGGAGGAGAACCCGTTCATCAAGCTGGAGAAGGAGCGCCGGAAGCGGCAGGACCAGGAGAACGCCGCCCGCCCGGTCCAGCACATCCTGGAGCTGTACGGGAGCGTCCCCGGGATCCGGACCATCCGGGCCGAGAACATCATCATCATAGAGTCGGATCCGGGCTACTTCCCGGAGGCCGGAGAGAGTAAAGGCTGGCAGCACAACGGGGTGGACACCTACAGCTCACTGAACGACCTTCTGGACCGGAGAGGCAGCGCCGTGACGGAGATCAGAGCCAAGGAGGTGGTCATCTACGACACCACGCTAAGCCGGAGTGAGGAGAACCTCAGCACCCTGGGCCGCCCTGACCCCGATGGCCCCCGAGACACCGGGGAGGGCCAAGGCAGGGTCAGCCGGATCCTCCAGAAGTTCGACTGTAACTACGGGAAGCTTCAGAAGAAGTCGCACAGCACGGAGAACCTTCTGGACCTGGATTGTAGTGCCAGTGCCAGGCCAAGACATTGGGCCAAGCCACAGCCAGATCTGGTGCCAAAGCCCAGGCCAAGTCCGAGCGTCAGCAGCCAGCCAACATCACCCGTCTTCCAGACTCCTTGGACTTCCAAAGCAAAGCCACAGCCGGATCACCACCCGGGCTCACCCCAGCCTGTGTCGTCCTTCCGGCAGAGGTTTGAAGGGGGCGTCGTCCCCAAAGACGAGCCAGACAGAGGGCAAAGCAAGCCCACCAGGGAGCGCGACTGGGAGGCCTCGGAAGTGTCCCCCAAACCCAAGGTGCCATGTTCTCCGGAGACCCGCCGGGCCCGTGCCGAGTCCTCCTCACTGCCCGTCTCTTCCAAGGTCTTACATGCGTCGTCTGAGTTTGAGATTCGTCCCTCCCCGAAGCCGGACATCGACCAGATCCCAGACGGGGACATCCAGGCTCGGGCCCTCGCAAACCTCCGTCTGCAGTCCAAGAACTCCTTCACTGTGGTCCCCAAGCGAAACTTACAAGCCTCGACTGCGGCCATCAGCCCCGGACCACCAAGTCCGACCAAGTCCTCGCCCTTGCCAGGAGTGCCAACACCCCCCCACTCCCCaatgaagaagaaagaggagaaagtgcagaagaagaaggaacCGGAAGTACCCCCTTCTCCGTCCTCTCCACCGGTCGTGACCTCACCAGCCTCACCAGTCTCTCCAGCTCCGAAGCAACCCCCCGTGGACAAACTGCCGGTCACAAACATTGACGACATAGAGGTGGAGCCCCCGCAGCGCGTCCCGGTCCCCAGCCCCATGGTGCAGAGGAAAAAGGGCAACACCTTCACGGTGGTGCCTAAGCGATCGGCGGACCCCCAGAAGAGCCCAACGGAGCCCCAGCAGGAGGCTCCGGCTGAGGCCCCGCCGGGGTCCACGCCCCCGCAGCCCCAGTACGCCCAGCTGGGCAGCCTGCTGAAGAAACGCTACCCTGCTGTGGAGGAGATCCAGGTCATCGGAGGGTACCTGAGTCTGGCCAAGTCCTGCCTGTCCAAGACCGGCTCGGTGGGCAAGAAG CTGAAGATCTCGTTCAACGAGTCGAGCCTCCAGAGCACCTACGAGTATCCGTCAGAGAGCAGCGTGTGGGACAGCGGcgaggaggacgaggacgaCAAGCGGGACAGGACGCCAGCGGACGAGCAGCCCAGCATGGTGGGACGTTTCCACATCCCTCGACCCAGCCTGGTCGGATCGCCGGTCCACTCCGAAAACGGAAATG ACCTTTCCAGCTACATTCCCAAGCACTCTGTGGACTTCAACACCtggcaggaaaacaaacaagaMGACAAAGTTTACCAGGAAGAAGCCACTTCGCCGCAGGTCACAGAGGAGGTCATGGTAAGAGCCAAGAAACACCCAAAGGAAAACTGTTTGGATCCGAGACGTTTTCCAGCCTCACATATTGTTTYtttttttttttgttactaa